ACTTCCGAGGGACCACATGAGGAGGCTTGGCAGGGCCGCGAGGTTGACATGAAAGAATTTGGTGAGGATCTTATGCCAGCGCAAGCTCCGCAAACCTTTTGGTCTCTTGTCGTGGCGTCCTCGCCCATGCAGTATGCTCATAATGATCTCTGGCCTTCCATCGGTGCGCACGGTCTTATCACATTCggtgcatcccagatgtgtatgactgactttcttcagcagcacacaaatgaagatttttagaagctttctctcttctttctgtctatacaatgcaagtgactgggtgccaaaaatttgaagctccaaagtcagcataaaagtgatccatgaCTCTATATGATTCTAATTTTAAGggggaaatattcctttaatgtaatcCTTAAAATGGGATGACTGCGGGATCTTCCAAATTTAAAGTGAAATATGTCCACATGTAGCAGACCACACTTTGTTAACATTCCTTTATTTGCAATATCTTTCCTGTTCATGTGACCTTTAAAATATCAAATGGAAACTATTTTGAGGAAGCTGGCAATGGTGAAAGGTTTATTTAAGGAACACACTTCCTCGAACCTTCACAATATACTCAGAATAGGCGCTGAACACTGAATCCATTCCTCTGACATATTTCTTAGAATCATCATGAAGATTTTTGTCTTTCTTATGGTCCTGGTGGTTGCAAGTGGCAAGCAATATGAGAGATGTGAGCTTGCAAGGGCCTTAAAAGCTTTTGGAATGAATGGCTATGCGGGTGCAAGTCTGGCTGATTGTGAGTAATTCATATTTTTGTAGTTCAGTAGTTAAGTAACTATTAGTAGTTGTGGAAATGACTGGACATATACAAAACTGGGCATTGtatacatgttttttatttatttttatttttttgtctcagTGTTGTGAGCCTTCTTGTCCCTGCTATTTTCAGAGATGTagcattgtttttaaaaatgtacaaaaaaataaaaaatatatatttttacactctctctctctctctctctctctctctctctctctctctctctctctctctctatatatatatatatatatatatatatgtatatgtattctaTACTTTAAGGGGTTTGCCTTACCAAATGGGAGTCTAACTACAATACTGCAGCCACTAACCACAACACGGGTGGTTCAACAGACTATGGGATTTTCCAGATCAACAGTCGTTACTGGTGCAATGATGACCGCACCCCAGGCCGTACTAGCAATGGCTGTAAAATCAACTGCTCACGTAAGAAATCcattgacaacaacaacaaaaaattataaatgtcagaacattatgttaatttatgcattgAAATGTTCTGACACAAAGAACCTTTAAACTGATTTTAGgcattgttagataattttgtcatgcaatgtatttatttattactctTGATCTGCAATCACATCTCGATACAGcacagctgagggaagaaagaaatgacacagagacccgagctatcaaatccttcttccacGCTTATTCGTGCAGCACACcattatatggtccagcaaaacaacattccactagacccaccaatgaaatagttctttaccctatattGGGGTGACAAAtatgtttgagctacgtgtgaTAAGTGAGAGTACAGAAACAGGAAATACATTCCTATTGACAAATCCTCTTGCAGAACaggaaacgtcatggttactgtcgtaataggtgctgagggagggaacgagaagttgtgtcgaattaagtgacccATGTGGTCTTCTTGGGATGCCAAaaatacctctgaacttgagaaaagaccaatgccaaattggcagaCATGCCCcgacccggacatacgggtataaagggctgccttggcgatttatgtacgctaacgTAGCGGttctgtctgaacggatcaagatgtgcttgccccgaatcagtgggagaaacctgcacagggcaaggagtacagccaacaactcgaaGCAGTTGATACGCCAATGCAGGcagggccccgtccaggagccagcggctgcgtgcccgtagcacacggtgccccaacccagttgagaggtgtctgtggtgaccacgacacgtctggcacctgctgtagggggactcctgtccgcagaaaacagaggtctgtccaagggttgaaagtgtgaaggcaggaaggggtgattaacataCGGTATGTGCCGCTGCGCCATGAcaatctcgggactcgagtctgaagccagtgctgaagttgtctcatatgcatcaacctgagcggcgtgaccgcggccgaggatgccatatgccccaggagcctctggaaccctttgagaggaaccgctgtgcctggcttgaagcgagcaAGGCAcgtgagcactgactgcgcgcgctcGGTTGTGAggtgcgctgacattgagactgagtctaactccaaacagagaaaagagatgctctgaactggggaaaGCTTgctttttttcccagttgacctgaacccctaaatggctgaggtgcgtgagcacgagGTAATTGaatatgtggatgcccacttcctgtaGTGGGGCAAGggttgcctctgcgaccttggtgaagacacgaggggacaggacCTTGTACGCCaggccgttgaacgcgaaccataagaagggtcagtgtcgaggcagaatggagacgtggaaggacgcgtccttcaggtctaccgtcgCGAATCAATCTTGATGCTGAACACATTTTAGAATTcgcctctgcgtgagcattttgaacaggagtctgtgtaaagtccggttgagaactctcaagtccaagattggccgccacccactgccttttttgggtatgatgaagtaagggctgtagaaacccttctccatcgcgtccttgagtagcaTAGTGGCAATCTCTGTCCGTTTTTGCCACGCATTGGCATGGAGCGAATactgctgaaacgaggcgggagcctggcgaattgaatcacgtagccgagtcaaatggtcctggccagccatcgcGCAAGCCATGCAtctaagctccgtgcgaggggcactaaagggacgatcgTTTTGGATGTACCGCGTGGGGCCTCGCGGCGGGGGAGTGCAGATAATAGTGCGTCGGGCGGcaaaggtgcgtcccgaggcttaggtgctgagaaaaaactcaaagcacttacctccctctgttcacccggcagggggtgggttataGACAGAGAAGGAGGTCCTGTAGGGACGTCTTCGAGACTCGTctgcgctggcctgccggggctgggcagtcgtgggtccggaggcaagATGGCCacgtccggggagccgggactgcaaAGTTTTGGTGCCAGGGTGCCGGGAGAATGCGTGTGCCGGTCTggtgacccaggaagtgaggaaattgctcttttattgacaatttgagtatcgcagcccaaagggggtgcgacgcaagaaaaagggagaactgaggattttcctcccggccctccacacATCGtg
The sequence above is drawn from the Xyrauchen texanus isolate HMW12.3.18 chromosome 43, RBS_HiC_50CHRs, whole genome shotgun sequence genome and encodes:
- the LOC127635976 gene encoding lysozyme C-like → MKIFVFLMVLVVASGKQYERCELARALKAFGMNGYAGASLADWVCLTKWESNYNTAATNHNTGGSTDYGIFQINSRYWCNDDRTPGRTSNGCKINCSQLLSNDISLSINCAKIIGKMQGITAWYGWLNHCKNHDVSPYIAGCGV